A window of Fragaria vesca subsp. vesca linkage group LG7, FraVesHawaii_1.0, whole genome shotgun sequence contains these coding sequences:
- the LOC101305592 gene encoding uncharacterized protein LOC101305592 yields the protein MNPNHYQPTSPWPPMIPPNAPMMPPNTPRMPPNTPMMPPNIPMMPPNAPMVPPNPPVTSTFWETTNVREQLKNLQDTLGLAKAMQKELEMLMLVKDGQESGDEATVSRFDEFLRDRKIDLESQVLRSVEAANSVMAKLRVEIEPFRSITHEMCPWEEKSAAVRLSNKICKSKRNKGWRKRKRKRIAEMIAKEREGFDEADRKADEWRAREIAQDIAKRKMEDMKKIASLKAKEERKRLESELETVLIVEKLQELRSIRIEKMKKQGHLLPKENDKFVERVQARVEEEDHQAILAADMDAARDAIATAEKSRNTTENFRPDSINNNKGENEESKGQTIQSINESESTAIANKESGKQVLQREGVSGAYDAVANLPMEFYHYYHGSNTDMGTLIEVRRTWDAYIRPGGSRIPGHWVQPPPPADDIWASYLLQPK from the exons ATGAATCCAAATCACTACCAACCTACATCTCCCTGGCCTCCAATGATTCCCCCCAATGCTCCTATGATGCCACCCAACACTCCTAGGATGCCCCCTAATACTCCTATGATGCCACCCAATATTCCTATGATGCCACCCAATGCTCCTATGGTGCCGCCCAACCCTCCGGTGACGAGTACTTTCTGGGAGACCACGAATGTGCGTGAGCAGCTCAAGAATTTGCAGGACACTCTTGGTCTTGCAAAAGCAAT GCAGAAAGAGCTTGAGATGCTGATGTTAGTTAAAGATGGTCAAGAGTCTGGTGATGAGGCTACTGTGAGTCGGTTTGATGAGTTTTTGAGAGATAGGAAGATCGATTTGGAGTCCCAAGTGTTGCGATCAGTGGAAGCTGCAAACTCAGTAATGGCTAAACTACGAGTTGAGATTGAACCGTTTAGATCGATCACGCATGAAATGTGTCCCTGGGAGGAAAAATCTGCGGCTGTCAGATTATCCAATAAGATATGCAAGTCCAAGAGGAATAAAGGTTGGAGGAAAAGAAAGAGGAAGCGCATTGCGGAGATGATTGCAAAG GAACGTGAAGGATTTGATGAAGCTGATCGCAAAGCTGATGAATGGAGAGCTAGGGAAATTGCTCAGGATATTGCCAAACGCAAG ATGGAAGACATGAAGAAAATTGCAAGCCTTAAAGCAAAGGAAGAGAGAAAGAGACTAGAATCCGAG CTTGAGACGGTATTGATCGTTGAGAAATTGCAAGAATTGCGCTCTATCAGGATTGAAAAAATGAAGAAACAAG GCCATTTGCTCCCAAAAGAGAATGATAAATTTGTTGAAAGAGTACAAGCTAGAGTTGAGGAGGAGGATCATCAAGCAATCTTGGCAGCTGACATGGATGCTGCTAGGGACGCCATTGCAACTGCTGAGAAATCAAGAAACACAACCGAGAATTTCAGACCGGACTCCATAAACAATAATAAAGGCGAGAATGAGGAAAGTAAAGGCCAGACAATTCAAAGCATTAATGAAAGCGAGTCTACTGCAATTGCTAACAAGGAATCTGGAAAACAAGTTCTACAACGAGAGGGTGTTAGTGGAGCTTATGATGCTGTGGCAAATTTACCTATGGAATTTTATCACTACTATCATGGCAGCAATACTGATATGGGCACCCTTATTGAG